A region of Ahaetulla prasina isolate Xishuangbanna chromosome 12, ASM2864084v1, whole genome shotgun sequence DNA encodes the following proteins:
- the LOC131184232 gene encoding arylamine N-acetyltransferase, pineal gland isozyme NAT-3-like isoform X2, producing MNIKDYFERICYKGSQEKADLETLTEVFQHHIRAVPFENLSLHCGETIQMDLESVYDKIVTNNRGGWCMENNQLLFWAFQTMGYKVGLLGARVYDPERKAYYQDVNHVLIKVVLEGKTYIVDGGFGVAYQMWQPMELISEKNQPQTPGIFCFTEKDGVWYFHKMKRKKFRMDFENNIPCSDIGENVTCKNIYLFTLQPKTIDDFRPACLQLQTDPSSLFLRKSICSLQTTDGFLVLIGWMLIETKYNFKDGMDLVVSTVLTGEEVQKILKERFKIQLDKTFVPLNTCSALMF from the coding sequence ATGAATATTAAGGATTATTTTGAAAGAATTTGTTACAAAGGTTCCCAGGAAAAAGCAGACTTGGAAACCTTAACTGAGGTTTTTCAACATCACATCCGCGCAGTGCCCTTTGAAAATCTCAGCCTCCATTGTGGCGAAACCATTCAGATGGATTTAGAATCGGTGTATGATAAAATTGTGACGAACAACCGTGGCGGATGGTGCATGGAGAACAACCAACTTCTGTTTTGGGCCTTCCAGACCATGGGCTACAAAGTTGGTCTTTTAGGTGCTCGTGTTTATGACCCAGAGCGAAAGGCCTACTATCAAGATGTCAATCATGTTCTGATCAAAGTCGTCCTTGAAGGTAAAACCTACATTGTTGATGGTGGTTTTGGGGTGGCTTATCAGATGTGGCAACCGATGGAGCTGATTTCTGAGAAGAACCAACCTCAGACCCCAGGAATCTTCTGCTTCACGGAGAAGGATGGAGTGTGGTACTTTCACAAAATGAAGCGCAAGAAATTCAGGATGGATTTTGAGAACAACATTCCCTGTTCTGATATTGGAGAAAACGTGACCTGTAAGaacatttatttgtttactttgcAACCGAAGACAATAGATGACTTCCGGCCGGCCTGTTTACAACTCCAAACTGATCCAAGTTCTCTGTTTTTAAGGAAGTCCATCTGTAGTCTCCAGACTACTGATGGATTTCTAGTTTTGATTGGGTGGATGCTGATTGAaaccaaatataattttaaagacGGCATGGATCTAGTCGTAAGCACAGTCCTGACAGGTGAAGAAGTGCAGAAAATCCTGAAGGAGAGATTCAAAATCCAGCTGGACAAAACGTTTGTCCCTCTGAACACCTGTTCAGCGCTCATGTTTTAA